The Stieleria maiorica genome includes the window GGATCGGAATCGCAGTTTGCGACCCAGATCGGATCTTGGCCAGTCCCGTGGAGGTGTATCAGGTTCGCGGTGAGGCCAAAGACGCCGACTATTTCCGCGATCTGGCGCGGCAAGAACGATTAGCCGGCTTCGTCGTGGGATTGCCGATCCACTGTGACGGCGGAGAAAGTCAGAAGAGCAAGGAGTGCCGTGAATTTGCGCGTTGGTTGAACGATCAAACCGGATTGCCGGTGCGTTTGTTCGACGAACGCTTCAGTACCGCAGCGGCCAAAGAACGGCTTTCCGGGGGGCGATTGAGTCGCCAGAAAAGAAAGAAACAGCTCGATGCCGTCGCCGCATTGGTGTTACTCGAGTCGTTTTTAGAAGCCTGTCGTTATCACGGCGTCTTGGTCGGACAATCGATCGACCAACAGCCGCTCGGCGGTGACACGTTGGAATAGCGAACGGGACGTCGCAGGCGCGAAACCACGCACCGAACCCGTCCCGCCGGGAGGGGTTCGGAGGTTCTTTCCGGCACCCAATCAAGCCGCCTCGGCGAAGATCGTTTCGATCAGGTTTTCAAATCGGCGGTCGGCTTCTTCACGCCGCGCCGCACGCTCAGAAAGCGACCACGTCGCACGAATGTCGCGCACTCGACGCATGATTTCGTCGTCTGACAAGTTGATTTCTTGGCTAGTCGTCTCATTTTGAGCAGTCAATTCCGATTCCAAGACATCGTTGTGGCAAACAGCAGTCATCATGTTCAATCCCTCGTTAAAAACAGGGCCAACGCTTACACTCGCATCAGCGGTTCTGGTTCCTTGGTTTAGAGAATCAAAAGGATTTGATTACTTTAAACCGATTGTGTCGGATCAACGCGATCTGACGAAAAAACGGTAATGCATCAAGCGTGCCAATCAGTGGACCAGAGACGAGATTTTGACGGGAAGTTCGCGAAAAAGTTCCCGTTCTCCGTGATTTTGGACCCCAATCCGTCCTTGTGTCACTCAAAAACCGGCAGCAGTGACGTGCTAGGGGGCGGAAGCGACGAGTGAATTTGCAAAGGATTGAAAATTTTTCCACTGCCGCTCTGGCAGCACCATCACCGCGAAAGGGTCGATTTCGACGGTGCCCGCCAACGTTTCGACCAGTTTTCGCAAGTTTTTCGCGTCGCAATGGCCCCGCAATTCCACATATTGGATCTCCATCGCGGCGTCGTAAATCATGCCGACGACCTGGTGATGCTTGCCGGCCCAAGCGAACGATCCGTCGGGCTCGAGCAACACCATCGGCAGTGACCGTTGCAGCCGCTCGCCGGCGGCTTCGAAACTGGTGGGGATC containing:
- the ruvX gene encoding Holliday junction resolvase RuvX; its protein translation is MTAEHRPDLSQADSQRSQPSFPESGRLAGVDYGTVRIGIAVCDPDRILASPVEVYQVRGEAKDADYFRDLARQERLAGFVVGLPIHCDGGESQKSKECREFARWLNDQTGLPVRLFDERFSTAAAKERLSGGRLSRQKRKKQLDAVAALVLLESFLEACRYHGVLVGQSIDQQPLGGDTLE